In Haloplanus rubicundus, one DNA window encodes the following:
- a CDS encoding MBL fold metallo-hydrolase, whose translation MDVLTVTADAEEFTCNAYLVTGATPTLVDAGTMPGVASVVADHVDELDRVVLTHQHHDHVGELDAVLDAFDADLYAYGDHSRRTHELSDGDTVAMGDESFDVVYTPGHADDHVSLVSEHTLFSGDVVVYNDGAFDDGSFGRTDMAGQSRERLIESLETLLDRLPDSVTAMYAGHGDAFHADDESVRQVIARALSRAERREPKYQD comes from the coding sequence ATGGACGTACTCACCGTCACCGCGGACGCCGAGGAGTTCACGTGCAACGCCTATCTTGTCACCGGGGCGACGCCGACGCTGGTCGACGCGGGGACGATGCCCGGCGTCGCGTCCGTCGTCGCGGACCACGTCGACGAGTTGGATCGGGTGGTGCTCACCCATCAGCACCACGACCACGTCGGCGAACTCGACGCCGTCCTCGACGCGTTCGACGCCGACCTGTACGCCTACGGCGACCACTCGCGGCGGACGCACGAACTCTCGGACGGCGACACCGTGGCGATGGGCGACGAGTCGTTCGACGTCGTCTACACGCCGGGCCACGCGGACGACCACGTCTCGCTCGTGAGCGAGCACACCCTCTTCAGCGGCGACGTGGTCGTCTACAACGACGGCGCGTTCGACGACGGGAGCTTCGGCCGGACCGACATGGCCGGGCAGTCACGCGAGCGCCTCATCGAGAGCCTGGAGACGCTGCTCGACCGACTGCCGGACTCGGTGACGGCGATGTACGCCGGCCACGGCGACGCGTTCCACGCGGACGACGAGAGCGTCCGGCAGGTGATAGCGCGGGCGCTCTCGCGGGCGGAGCGTCGCGAGCCGAAGTACCAGGATTAG
- a CDS encoding 50S ribosomal protein L40e translates to MATFESAEKRMLDKQICMRCNARNAPRAKRCRKCGYKKLRPKAKERRSA, encoded by the coding sequence ATGGCTACCTTCGAGAGCGCGGAAAAGCGGATGCTCGACAAACAGATCTGTATGCGGTGTAACGCGCGCAACGCACCCCGCGCCAAGCGCTGCCGCAAGTGCGGGTACAAGAAGCTCCGCCCCAAGGCGAAAGAACGCCGTAGCGCCTAA
- a CDS encoding TRAM domain-containing protein, which produces MANCPLADDCPSFSERIQGMGCQHYGDRGGAEWCNHYDMPISDLKQQPVKPGEELVVEVTDIHESGAGVGRTEDGFIVLVDGTLPPARARVRIDRVKANHATADEVERLPMEEEEDDEVTAADESDGESTAGDSGRPEQLGSRDNFWGS; this is translated from the coding sequence ATGGCGAACTGTCCACTCGCCGACGACTGCCCCAGTTTCTCGGAGCGGATCCAGGGCATGGGGTGCCAGCACTACGGTGACCGCGGGGGTGCCGAGTGGTGCAACCACTACGACATGCCCATCTCCGATCTGAAACAGCAGCCGGTGAAACCCGGGGAGGAGCTCGTCGTCGAGGTGACCGATATCCACGAGAGCGGCGCGGGCGTCGGCCGTACCGAAGACGGCTTCATCGTCCTCGTCGACGGGACGCTCCCGCCGGCGCGGGCGCGGGTCCGCATCGACCGCGTGAAGGCCAACCACGCGACGGCCGACGAAGTCGAACGGCTGCCGATGGAGGAGGAAGAGGACGACGAGGTGACGGCCGCCGACGAGTCGGACGGGGAGTCGACGGCGGGGGACTCCGGTCGTCCCGAGCAGTTGGGAAGCCGAGACAACTTCTGGGGGAGCTAG
- a CDS encoding Tfx family DNA-binding protein, with amino-acid sequence MEDDPDANALLERAGFDPEKSVLTRRQAEVLALRERNVRQSTIADLLGTSRANVSSIESSARDNVAKARETVAFAEALTAPVRVEVDEETDLYNVPKLVYDACDAAGVKVNHTAPDLMKLVSDEAGEAVQGREIQAPLLVGVTTDGTVRVRQSK; translated from the coding sequence ATGGAAGACGACCCGGACGCGAACGCCCTGCTCGAACGCGCCGGTTTCGACCCAGAGAAGAGCGTTCTGACGCGCCGACAGGCCGAAGTGCTCGCCCTCCGCGAGCGGAACGTGCGCCAGTCCACCATCGCCGATCTCCTCGGCACCTCCCGTGCGAACGTCTCCAGCATCGAGTCGAGCGCCCGGGACAACGTGGCGAAGGCCCGCGAAACCGTCGCCTTCGCGGAGGCCCTGACCGCGCCCGTCCGGGTCGAAGTCGACGAGGAGACCGACCTCTACAACGTGCCGAAACTCGTCTACGACGCCTGCGACGCCGCCGGCGTCAAGGTCAACCACACCGCGCCGGATCTGATGAAACTCGTCAGCGACGAGGCCGGCGAGGCCGTGCAGGGCCGCGAGATTCAGGCCCCCCTGCTGGTCGGCGTCACCACCGACGGCACCGTCAGAGTTCGGCAGTCGAAGTAA
- a CDS encoding mannose-1-phosphate guanylyltransferase yields the protein MNRPTATDRPLVAVVLAGGVGTRLYPASRSHRPKQLLAIGGDDSLLERTVARVDFADEVVVVTRPGFEDAVGEAAPDATVLVEPAGKDTGPALAYATHRVADRFADPVVLAVPSDHHVDGDFEAAARRGARVATETGALVTFGVEPTRPDTGYGYIEPGPDHGDYADVAAFHEKPDAETARRYVDRGDYWNAGVFAWTPAAFRAAARDTPLGPLLDALDAGDPTEGFDAVDPVSVDHAVFERADDVVTVPLGVEWDDLGSWDALRRLLPADEDGTVAVGDVDVVSLDAENNVVAGEDVHVSLVGVDDLTVVAYDDRVLVVPTERAQQVRDLVAELERRGEF from the coding sequence GTGAATCGCCCAACAGCCACGGATCGACCGCTCGTCGCCGTCGTGCTCGCCGGCGGCGTCGGCACGCGGCTCTACCCCGCGAGCCGGAGCCACCGACCGAAGCAGTTGCTCGCCATCGGCGGCGACGACAGCCTCCTCGAACGTACCGTCGCCCGCGTCGACTTCGCCGACGAGGTGGTCGTCGTGACCCGACCGGGGTTCGAGGACGCCGTCGGCGAGGCGGCCCCCGACGCGACCGTCCTCGTCGAACCCGCGGGCAAGGACACCGGCCCGGCGCTGGCCTACGCCACCCACCGGGTCGCCGACCGGTTCGCGGACCCCGTCGTCCTCGCGGTGCCGAGCGACCACCACGTCGACGGCGACTTCGAGGCGGCCGCCCGCCGTGGCGCCCGCGTCGCCACCGAGACGGGCGCACTCGTCACCTTCGGCGTCGAACCCACCCGCCCCGATACGGGCTACGGGTACATCGAACCGGGGCCAGACCACGGCGACTACGCCGATGTGGCCGCGTTCCACGAGAAACCGGACGCCGAGACGGCCCGACGGTACGTCGACCGGGGCGACTACTGGAACGCCGGCGTCTTCGCGTGGACGCCCGCGGCGTTCCGCGCGGCGGCACGGGACACGCCGCTCGGGCCGTTGCTCGACGCGCTCGACGCCGGCGATCCGACGGAAGGGTTCGACGCCGTCGACCCGGTGAGCGTCGATCACGCGGTGTTCGAACGCGCCGACGACGTCGTGACGGTCCCCCTCGGCGTCGAGTGGGACGACCTCGGCTCGTGGGACGCGCTCCGGCGGCTGCTGCCGGCCGACGAGGACGGGACCGTCGCCGTCGGCGACGTCGACGTCGTGAGTCTCGACGCCGAGAACAACGTGGTCGCGGGCGAGGACGTCCACGTCTCGCTGGTGGGCGTCGACGACCTGACCGTCGTCGCGTACGACGACCGGGTGCTGGTGGTGCCGACGGAGAGGGCACAGCAGGTGCGCGACCTGGTGGCCGAACTGGAGCGGCGCGGCGAGTTCTGA
- a CDS encoding DUF7091 family protein, which translates to MDDRLERFVRTTFRSAGRRYAEARKAYREGRDTPALPRDDEGRVRIVCRRAAERRAVALDDAGRPECYEAGHPDCEGCVEDVHEGVVETW; encoded by the coding sequence ATGGACGACCGGCTGGAACGGTTCGTACGGACCACCTTCCGCTCGGCCGGCCGACGCTACGCCGAGGCCCGGAAGGCCTACCGCGAGGGGCGGGACACGCCCGCCCTGCCCCGGGACGACGAGGGGCGCGTCCGCATCGTCTGCCGGCGGGCGGCCGAACGCCGTGCCGTCGCGCTCGACGACGCCGGCCGCCCCGAGTGTTACGAGGCTGGCCACCCCGACTGTGAGGGGTGTGTCGAGGACGTTCACGAGGGCGTCGTGGAGACGTGGTGA
- a CDS encoding replication factor A (Replication protein A protects and stabilize the intermediate ssDNA that is generated by the unwinding action of a DNA helicase at the replication fork. In addition, SSBs prevent the formation of secondary structures by single-stranded template DNA.) encodes MTDLHTHAEDIVAQFSDHLDLTVDEVEERLDNLVNEYRVPVDEARRSVVNSYLDEAGLEREALGGGGNASVGLAEIDQDEQWLDVTAKVVELWEARSDSVAQVGLLGDETGTTKFVAFETSDLPELEEGKVYRLENLVTDEYQGNFSVKLNRTTTITEVDEEIEVGDDAETVEGALVDIQSGSGLIKRCPEDDCTRVLQNGRCSEHGDVDGEFDLRIKGVLDDGETVHEVIFDRESTEELTGTTLEEAKDMAMDALDTTVVADEMRTGTLGRYYRVSGPQFGRYVLVDEFERLSDPVDAEAALIEARSI; translated from the coding sequence ATGACCGATTTGCATACCCACGCGGAGGACATCGTAGCGCAGTTCTCGGACCATCTGGACCTGACCGTCGACGAGGTCGAGGAGCGCCTCGACAACCTCGTCAACGAGTACCGGGTCCCGGTGGACGAAGCACGCCGGAGCGTCGTGAACAGCTACCTCGACGAGGCGGGCTTGGAGCGTGAGGCGCTGGGCGGCGGCGGCAACGCCTCCGTCGGCCTCGCCGAAATCGACCAGGACGAACAGTGGCTGGACGTGACCGCCAAAGTCGTCGAACTCTGGGAGGCCCGGAGCGACTCCGTCGCCCAGGTCGGCCTGCTCGGCGACGAGACGGGGACGACCAAGTTCGTCGCGTTCGAGACCTCGGACCTCCCCGAACTGGAGGAGGGAAAGGTCTACCGGCTGGAGAACCTCGTCACCGACGAGTACCAGGGCAACTTCTCGGTGAAGCTCAACCGGACGACGACCATCACCGAAGTCGACGAGGAGATCGAGGTCGGCGACGACGCCGAGACCGTCGAGGGGGCGCTGGTCGACATCCAGAGCGGGAGCGGCCTGATCAAGCGCTGTCCCGAGGACGACTGCACGCGCGTCCTCCAGAACGGTCGGTGTTCCGAACACGGCGACGTCGACGGCGAGTTCGACCTGCGGATCAAGGGCGTCCTCGACGACGGCGAGACGGTCCACGAGGTGATCTTCGATCGCGAGTCGACGGAGGAACTCACCGGCACGACGTTGGAGGAGGCGAAGGACATGGCGATGGACGCGCTGGATACGACCGTCGTCGCCGACGAGATGCGCACGGGGACGCTCGGCCGGTACTACCGGGTGAGCGGCCCGCAGTTCGGCCGGTACGTGTTGGTCGACGAGTTCGAGCGACTGAGCGATCCGGTCGACGCCGAAGCCGCCCTCATCGAAGCGAGGTCGATCTAA
- a CDS encoding RPA family protein produces the protein MSQAPTREVARRVFAREFNDASHTFKESDDERAPVYLLLPTGERANRVFLVGTLTEKEDVGEGDEYWRGRIVDPTGTFFVYAGQYQPDAASTLRDLEPPAYVAVVGKPRTYETDDGSVNVSVRPESITAVDAATRDRWVVEAATRTLERIEAFEDESNEYARMAREEYDLSVDDYRPMALAALEGLDESDELGSDDDAEGDDGIDAPAEP, from the coding sequence ATGAGCCAGGCACCCACCCGCGAAGTCGCGCGCCGCGTCTTCGCCCGCGAGTTCAACGACGCGAGTCACACGTTCAAGGAGTCCGACGACGAACGCGCCCCGGTCTATCTCCTGCTCCCGACGGGGGAACGCGCTAACCGCGTGTTCCTCGTCGGCACCCTGACCGAGAAGGAGGACGTGGGCGAGGGCGACGAGTACTGGCGGGGTCGCATCGTCGACCCGACGGGGACCTTCTTCGTCTACGCCGGCCAGTACCAGCCGGACGCCGCCTCGACGCTCCGGGACCTCGAACCCCCGGCGTACGTCGCCGTCGTCGGCAAGCCCCGGACCTACGAGACGGACGACGGGAGCGTCAACGTCTCCGTGCGCCCCGAATCCATCACGGCCGTCGACGCCGCAACCCGCGACCGCTGGGTCGTCGAGGCGGCCACCCGGACGCTCGAACGAATCGAGGCGTTCGAGGACGAGAGCAACGAGTACGCCCGCATGGCCCGCGAGGAGTACGACCTCTCGGTCGACGACTACCGGCCGATGGCGCTCGCGGCGCTCGAAGGGCTGGACGAGTCGGACGAACTGGGATCGGACGACGACGCCGAGGGCGACGACGGCATCGACGCCCCGGCGGAGCCCTAA
- a CDS encoding CopG family transcriptional regulator codes for MGNKNKTVSFRVNEDAFETLRDIAEERDISLSAVFRDYVDMLVAHDGQVEVVPEHEFARRPDDEPSFPPTVEVPKEFVRERERLELEVEHLNEQLDEHKRYIEYLQEQLETGEEIIHLEDLDGDHDEPYQLG; via the coding sequence ATGGGCAACAAGAACAAAACCGTCTCCTTCCGCGTCAACGAGGACGCGTTCGAGACGCTCCGCGACATCGCCGAGGAGCGCGACATCTCCCTGTCCGCGGTGTTTCGTGACTACGTCGACATGCTCGTTGCCCACGACGGCCAGGTCGAAGTCGTCCCCGAGCACGAGTTCGCCCGCCGCCCGGACGACGAGCCCAGTTTCCCGCCGACCGTCGAGGTGCCGAAGGAGTTCGTCCGCGAGCGCGAACGCCTCGAACTCGAGGTCGAACACCTGAACGAACAGCTCGACGAGCACAAACGGTACATCGAGTACCTGCAGGAACAACTGGAGACGGGGGAGGAGATCATCCACCTCGAGGACCTGGACGGCGACCACGACGAACCGTACCAGCTGGGCTGA
- a CDS encoding DUF5814 domain-containing protein — protein MAITDKVYLKNHRQIVSQLDTSIPKGAFKGATMEVLYSGDGLTKLDDATRDRLLDFATDFLDCEDPDDLYTGYPERQFVRYLLELRAQGLGPDAIVDVMTDDYMLYAYPGDVLSFLDRAVRRLEAVESLAAVEGDGEMERRAAETRRVLSNG, from the coding sequence GTGGCCATCACCGACAAAGTCTATCTGAAGAACCACCGTCAGATCGTCTCCCAGCTAGATACGTCTATCCCCAAGGGCGCGTTCAAGGGGGCGACGATGGAGGTGCTCTACAGCGGCGACGGCCTCACCAAACTCGACGACGCCACCCGCGACCGACTCCTCGATTTCGCGACCGACTTCCTCGACTGCGAGGACCCCGACGACCTCTACACCGGCTACCCCGAACGGCAGTTCGTCCGCTACCTGCTGGAACTCCGCGCGCAGGGGCTGGGGCCGGACGCCATCGTCGACGTGATGACCGACGACTACATGCTGTACGCCTACCCCGGCGACGTGCTCTCTTTCCTCGACCGGGCGGTGCGACGGCTGGAGGCGGTCGAGTCGCTGGCGGCGGTCGAGGGAGACGGGGAGATGGAGCGTCGGGCCGCCGAGACGCGGCGGGTGCTGTCGAACGGCTAA
- a CDS encoding IclR family transcriptional regulator — translation MSRNERHDAPIEATKTSFRIVDALKSLDGAGVSELSAEMDLPVSTVHDHLKTLEEQHYVVQEDGRYRLGTKFLTLGGYVRDRMQIYNVAEPEIKKLARDTGEHANLMIEEHGRGIFLYIATGSDALKLDTYEGMRTYLHTTALGKSILAHLPDERYEWILDRHGLAPLTSQTLSSRDELEDELRRIRERGYATDDGERIEGVRCVASPVVKSDGTVLGAVSVSAPKSRLQEDVFGGELPRRVQRVANIIEVNATHI, via the coding sequence ATGTCGAGAAACGAACGGCACGACGCGCCAATCGAGGCTACGAAGACCAGCTTCCGGATCGTAGATGCGCTGAAATCCCTCGACGGGGCGGGCGTGTCCGAGCTCTCGGCTGAGATGGATCTGCCGGTCAGCACCGTGCACGACCACCTCAAGACGCTCGAGGAGCAACACTACGTGGTCCAAGAGGACGGCCGCTACCGACTCGGGACGAAGTTCCTCACGCTCGGGGGGTACGTCCGCGACCGGATGCAGATATACAACGTCGCAGAGCCCGAGATCAAGAAACTCGCGCGCGACACCGGCGAGCACGCCAACCTGATGATCGAGGAACACGGACGAGGCATCTTTCTCTACATTGCGACCGGGTCCGATGCGCTGAAACTCGACACGTACGAGGGAATGCGAACGTATCTACACACCACCGCGCTCGGAAAGTCGATACTGGCACACCTCCCGGACGAGCGGTACGAGTGGATACTCGACCGTCACGGACTTGCCCCGCTCACCTCACAGACGCTCAGCTCACGGGACGAGCTGGAGGACGAACTCCGCCGAATCCGCGAACGTGGATATGCGACCGACGACGGCGAACGGATCGAGGGCGTCCGGTGTGTGGCTTCGCCGGTCGTCAAGAGCGACGGGACGGTGCTCGGTGCGGTGAGCGTTTCGGCACCGAAGTCCCGCCTTCAGGAAGACGTATTCGGGGGTGAACTGCCCCGCCGCGTCCAGCGGGTTGCCAACATCATCGAAGTGAACGCGACTCACATCTAA
- a CDS encoding carbohydrate ABC transporter permease — translation MSTEDKGPFGLTEVQYHKLKNKTIWGGISLATIVAVVAILIPPYWMLHSSLSPFSLLRKVPPQWFPMEFTFAHYESVLFSSQYPRFYINSIILSVGVLIIVTSLSTLAGYGLTRFDFRQKRNFARMILFGYMFPPILLSIPMFVIWKDIGIHNTYVGAMLAISATRLPLCIWIMWQFFQTVPYSLEESAQMSGASRFRAFYEIALPISKPGILAVATLAVQGGWNAYTVPKIILIDQTLWPITVGIESFIKSSTILWPQIMSGVTLGMIPVIFFLYLLHGNWETISV, via the coding sequence ATGAGTACCGAAGACAAGGGCCCGTTCGGGCTGACGGAGGTACAGTACCACAAACTCAAGAACAAGACCATCTGGGGAGGAATCTCGCTGGCGACCATAGTGGCAGTGGTCGCAATCTTGATTCCTCCGTACTGGATGCTGCATTCGTCGCTGTCGCCGTTCTCGCTGCTCAGGAAGGTGCCGCCACAGTGGTTCCCGATGGAGTTCACCTTCGCCCACTACGAGAGCGTCCTGTTCTCCTCTCAGTACCCACGGTTCTACATCAACAGCATCATCCTGTCGGTCGGGGTGCTGATCATCGTGACGTCGTTGTCGACGCTGGCCGGCTACGGACTGACCCGGTTCGACTTCCGACAGAAGCGTAATTTCGCCCGAATGATCCTGTTCGGCTACATGTTCCCGCCGATCCTGCTCTCGATTCCGATGTTCGTCATCTGGAAGGACATCGGCATCCACAACACCTACGTCGGCGCGATGCTGGCGATCAGCGCAACGCGGTTACCGCTCTGTATCTGGATCATGTGGCAGTTCTTCCAGACCGTTCCGTACTCCCTAGAGGAGTCCGCACAGATGTCCGGTGCCTCACGCTTCCGCGCGTTCTACGAGATAGCACTCCCGATATCCAAGCCCGGGATCCTGGCCGTCGCGACCCTAGCCGTTCAGGGTGGATGGAACGCGTACACCGTCCCCAAAATCATCCTCATCGACCAGACCCTGTGGCCGATCACGGTCGGGATCGAGAGCTTCATCAAGTCCTCGACGATCCTGTGGCCGCAGATCATGTCCGGGGTGACGCTGGGGATGATTCCGGTGATCTTCTTCCTCTACCTGCTTCACGGTAACTGGGAAACCATCTCCGTCTGA
- a CDS encoding carbohydrate ABC transporter permease — MASATKDGVASVVSKVVGQSRRERLEDYLSDRKVMAFITVVPATTMFALIVAAPIIWSMAASFHSINALSPEWEFVGVENYVTLISSGQFWTSFGYNLVWAASTSILNTVLGTGVALLLNQNFRFKRVLTPVMLFPYLVPTAFFGYIVMWITTQQWGLLNQLLIAFGIIARENVIAWFTGDPLTALTTLVAVHNWKFSIFVAILVYAKLQGIPDDLYEAAIMSGATKYQQFRDITLPYIKNVLFITVLLRGLWNFNMFDLIWVATNGNPIDSLITLPVLAYKTGFQFQQLGMSNTIATTLFIILSIVGIIYFKTAKPSQEVRVE, encoded by the coding sequence ATGGCATCAGCTACCAAAGATGGGGTAGCGTCGGTCGTATCGAAGGTGGTCGGCCAGAGCCGAAGAGAGCGACTCGAGGACTACCTGTCCGACCGCAAAGTAATGGCGTTCATCACGGTCGTTCCGGCCACGACGATGTTCGCACTCATCGTCGCGGCGCCGATCATCTGGTCGATGGCCGCCTCGTTCCACTCGATCAACGCACTCAGTCCCGAGTGGGAGTTCGTCGGGGTCGAGAACTACGTCACACTCATCTCCTCGGGGCAGTTCTGGACGTCGTTCGGGTACAATCTGGTGTGGGCGGCCTCGACCTCCATACTCAACACGGTCTTGGGCACGGGGGTGGCGCTGTTGCTCAACCAGAACTTCAGGTTCAAGCGGGTGCTGACGCCCGTGATGCTGTTCCCCTACTTGGTCCCGACCGCCTTCTTCGGGTACATCGTGATGTGGATAACCACCCAGCAGTGGGGCCTGCTGAATCAACTCCTGATCGCGTTCGGCATCATCGCGCGGGAAAACGTGATCGCGTGGTTCACCGGTGATCCGCTGACCGCCCTCACCACACTCGTCGCCGTCCACAACTGGAAGTTCTCCATCTTCGTCGCCATTCTGGTGTACGCGAAGTTGCAGGGGATTCCGGACGACCTCTACGAGGCGGCGATCATGTCCGGCGCGACGAAGTACCAGCAGTTCAGGGACATCACGCTCCCGTACATCAAGAACGTCCTGTTCATCACGGTTCTGCTCCGCGGGCTCTGGAACTTCAACATGTTCGACCTCATCTGGGTCGCAACTAACGGGAACCCGATCGACTCGCTGATCACGCTCCCGGTGCTCGCCTACAAGACCGGGTTCCAGTTCCAGCAGCTGGGTATGTCCAACACGATCGCGACGACGCTGTTCATCATCCTCTCGATCGTCGGAATCATCTACTTCAAAACGGCCAAACCGTCCCAGGAGGTGCGCGTAGAATGA
- a CDS encoding ABC transporter ATP-binding protein, with protein MAHLEVDNIRKVFDTPDGKEVAVEGVSFEADDGEFVTLVGPSGCGKTTTLRCIAGLETPTSGKIRLDGRDITELPPNKRDISLMFQSIALYPHMTVRENIAYPLKVDGVSKEKRKGPATEAAQTMQIEDMLDKMPGDLSGGQQQRAALARTVVQDPGVFLMDEPLSDLDAKLKAETRKEIQRIHEKLNTPVVYVTHDQEEAMTMSDYIAVMNDGEIEQFDSPNNIFYRPNNLFVGQFIGQHGMNVADAEVVRTDSGVSVAINEYEPDLRLENPENLQDGQVKLGFRPENTLLETDATEGIPGVVELIETFGEEAVVTVDIDRSEPLLAVIDSNRDLNEGANVRAQIGRYAHVFDEETGDILTHTMRGRKQPAD; from the coding sequence ATGGCCCACCTAGAGGTCGATAACATCCGAAAGGTGTTCGACACCCCTGATGGTAAGGAAGTTGCCGTAGAAGGGGTCAGCTTCGAGGCTGACGACGGCGAGTTCGTGACGCTCGTCGGCCCGTCCGGGTGTGGAAAGACGACTACGCTTCGGTGTATCGCTGGGCTCGAAACCCCGACGAGCGGGAAAATACGCCTCGACGGGCGAGACATCACGGAGCTTCCTCCGAACAAACGGGACATCTCGCTCATGTTCCAGTCCATCGCGCTGTACCCGCACATGACCGTCCGGGAGAACATCGCGTACCCGCTGAAGGTCGACGGCGTCTCCAAAGAGAAGCGAAAAGGACCGGCCACGGAGGCGGCCCAGACGATGCAGATCGAGGACATGCTGGACAAGATGCCCGGCGACCTGAGCGGGGGACAACAGCAGCGGGCGGCCCTCGCTCGAACCGTGGTGCAGGACCCCGGCGTGTTCCTGATGGACGAACCGCTCAGTGACTTAGACGCGAAGCTGAAAGCCGAGACGCGAAAGGAGATCCAGCGGATCCACGAGAAGCTGAATACGCCGGTCGTGTACGTCACGCACGATCAGGAGGAGGCGATGACGATGAGCGACTACATCGCCGTTATGAACGACGGAGAAATCGAGCAGTTCGACAGCCCGAACAACATCTTCTATCGGCCCAACAACCTGTTCGTCGGGCAGTTCATCGGCCAGCACGGCATGAACGTGGCGGACGCCGAAGTGGTTCGCACCGACTCGGGCGTGTCGGTTGCGATCAACGAGTACGAGCCGGACCTGCGACTGGAAAATCCGGAGAATCTCCAGGATGGCCAAGTCAAATTGGGATTCAGGCCGGAGAACACGCTCCTCGAAACGGACGCAACCGAAGGGATCCCGGGCGTCGTCGAACTGATCGAGACCTTCGGCGAGGAGGCAGTCGTGACGGTCGACATCGATCGTTCGGAACCGTTGCTCGCCGTCATCGACTCGAACAGGGATCTGAACGAGGGGGCGAACGTACGGGCGCAGATCGGACGGTACGCGCACGTCTTCGACGAGGAGACCGGCGACATCTTGACGCACACGATGCGGGGACGGAAACAGCCGGCGGACTGA